The following DNA comes from Sander lucioperca isolate FBNREF2018 chromosome 2, SLUC_FBN_1.2, whole genome shotgun sequence.
AACAAACTGATTTCACTCATTTCTAAATGTTCTGCTGTTGCAGCCTTTTGATGATGCAGTTTTGACTTATTTGAGTTTCAATTTAATTTGCATTATTTGAATGTATAATCCgtggtggaagaaatatttagatcctttactttagtaaaagtactttccacactgtgaaaatactccactacaagtgaaagtcctgcatttaaaaccttacttaagtaaaggtatGTGAATATTATAtgcaaaatatacttaaagaaCTTAGAGTAATAGTACtcattgtgcagtaaaatgttccctgcCAGTGCTTTCCTATCATATCTGAGGTTTCTGGGTTAATATTTCTGCTGCATTAATGtctatgttgcattttactgctgtataTGTTTAAGTTTGTGCACATTTTAACCCCTtcatatactgttgggtagtttaatctacagcaatgcatcatattttattttgtcctgtgagaaccacgtatcgctaaaaagtttgaaaacttatcatggtgtcagaaaaacagccctgttttcagcctTGTGACGATGCATTGTCCAGCTGATCTATGAggcttttaaagactttatttagcttaggaagtaggagaattttctcaaaacataaaggaacacttcatccttcagtttatcacaaacattcattaacacatctggagatatgtggttttcactggacaggaaggggaggaaAAACTGTCATCTGAGAAGAatctaaagctgtcagacaaatgtagtggagtacaagtacaatatttacctctgagatgtagtagaagtataaaatggaaatatccaagttatttgtaatttttacttagttattcagtttgatggcgttatataataataaatactataaataaataaacactatacTAACAACaggctgacattttttttattggccCTTgtaggatcaataaagtatatcGTAATCTTATATAAGGAAATACTAACACAGAAAAACTCAATACAAACTTCACTGTGCTTCTCTATTCACACAGAAAACAAGAGGAGGAGCCTCGAGGATGGAGCTGAACACACCGAGGAAGAGAAGAAGGTCACATCTAAACGTGATAACACAGGATTCCAGGTCCTGATGGAGCCAGAAGGAGAAAGTGCTCCGCTGATggcaggaagagaggaagagaataaTGTGATGAGAGTAGAGGACAAGGACGCATCTCAAAGTGAACATAAAGATGAAACACAACAAAACCAGCTCGAGACCAAACCAGATATGGACAGggcagaaggagagagggacgTTACATCTATAAAGAATGAAAACGTACCTCTGATTCCAACAGAAGtagaaaaacaccaaaaacaggACATGACAGGAAAAGAAGTAAAACATGAATGGGACGAGGGTGAAGGAGAGCAGACGATGAAACCAGTAGAAGAAGATTCAGGACGTTCACTGGTGCTGGTGGCAGAAGGACCAAAAGAGCAGCTGCAAAATGTCCACGCTGAtcaggaggaagagaaagaagagacaaGGCAAGAGCCAATGACTGATGTGCGCAAGAAAGAGCCAAACattaagaaaaagagagaaaagaaagagaacgGGAAGAAGCTCCAGGAGAATCAGAGAGAAGGAAGGCAACAGGAGGTAGAAAGACAGAAGCAGATTCAACCAGAGgagcagaaaagaaaagagagagagaaagacaagatGGAACCACAGACGGAAAAGGACAACCAACATGTTTTACAAGACAGAAAGCAGGACACGAGTAAGGCAGGACATGAGGATAAGAAAGGAAAAGATCAGGAGGAAAACCAGAGTTACATTATGacagcaacacaaagaaaggcaGAAAACCAAACGGAGAAAATCAATGAGAGTTTGGagaagacagaggaagagaagatggagaaagagaggaagctGCAGTCAGAGGAGCAGGACGATTTAAAGAGGGATAAGGAAAAGATAGAgaccaaaacacagaaaagagatGTCAATCAGCAAGTTTTAGATACCAGCAAACAAGAGGCAGAACATAAAGATAAGAAaggtcaggagggagagcagagtAATATTACTACAATGACAGAAAGGAAAACAGAAAGCCAAAATGTGCAAATCAGTGAGAAAGCGGagcagagagagataaagagagatcAGAGTGAGAATAAGCTTACATCAGTCAGTAGGGAAGTTATGGGGAAGCCAGATCTCAAAACACATCAAGAAACAGCAGGGAGACAAAACCAAGAGCTCCAAGAGGAGAATCAGCTCCAGACTGAGAAACAACAGCTGAGAAATAAGGAAGAAACATCTGAGAGAAATAAGGAAGAAAATAAAGAGCAGCCAGAGGAATCCAGCAAGGTGGTAAAGGTAGAGTgtaaagaaagagggaaaggaGGATTGGAAAGTGACAAAGCAGCTGACATTCATAAATCTCAAAAGAAGTCCAAGGAGGTCAGACAAGAAGGGCAGCTGCAGGCGGTGGGACAAATGGAAGAGAAACAACAGTCCAGAAATAAGGAAGAAACATCTGAGAGAAATCAGGAAGAAACCAAAGAGCAGCCAGAGGAATCCAGCAAGGTGGTAAAGGTAGAgtggaaagaaagagggaaagaagGGTTGGAAAGTGACGAAGGAGCGGACATCGATGAAACTCAAAAGACGTCCAAGGAGATCCGACGAGAAGAACAGGCAGAGCAACATCTGGACGTAAAGGAAGGAATCCCAGAGAAGATAGAAGTCTTCATGTCTTCACATCTTCTCGCAGAGAGAGGAGGTGAGTGTCAGGGAGTACAGCAACAGGAGCTGATAGAGAATAACAGAAGACCTCAAATAAAAGCCAGGAGAAGAGGAAAACAACATAAACGAGAGGAAGAGCCCAATGTGGCTCAGCAACAGACAGTCTGTAGGAAAAGGAGTCAGGAAGAAGACAGTAAGCAGACACAGGAGAGGTCCAGAAAGctaaaaaagctaaaaaagctAAATGGCGATGAGATAAAGTCTGAAGACAAAGCTAACATGAAACAAGACATAATAGATGAAGAAATGGATGATGTGAGTTATCAACAGGATCGAGCATTTATGTGTCAGGAAGACCAACAGGAGGAGGACATGGAACTTTAGAAAAACAGCAGGAAACTCAAAGAAGAAGCAATAATCCAGTTACAACATTCACACTGTGCAGCTATTGACAGCCAGTGTATGAcagtttcatttttcatttcaaccACAAGAAAATATCGCTGAATTGTATTATCATTTTTCTCAGGAGCAGAGGATAAAGATCAGCAAACTAGAGATTCACTAATATCTCTTTCAccaattgtttttatattgtgaTGTGTCCAAGATAATGTAAAGGACTCTTATACATCAAATTGTACATGTGCAGGATGAGATTGAATTAGTGTTGTAAGTTAAAACttcaaagcattaaaaaaaacaatatattgtgtatatacgTGTAGTATGTTAGGTCTTGGATTGTCTTGTATATTATAAATCCGTTCATGCTCTTTGGCTGAGACACATCATCAATATGTTGATAAAATATGAAGCTGCACAGACACTGACAGCTCtgattgttttcttttaaagcagatttatatatttgttattgttattctcTCTGTGATGCACATGTAGATCATACTTTTTCATTAGAATCAAGCAGGGCAAGGTGACATGATGATATAGCgccaaaacaatataaaaatatctaTTGTTTAAATTATTCTATAttgtttttatgaaaatgtCGCCGCCGAAGTGCTTAATGGCCATATTTACATCATTTGGACGACACTTTTCGTTCTAAACATTACACGTTATGTTCATTTTGCATTAAAGTTCtgaataaaatgagaaaatactcaGTACTTTTCATACATTCATTATTCAGGTATTTAATTCACACACGAGTGTACACACATAGGCTTTACCATGGGATTGAAGATTTTGGCCCGATCGCCAAGCCCTAGGATAAAATACTCCTGGTTTAAATGAACTATATATTTCAGAACAGTCAGAGAATGTTTTTACTAAAGCAGAGCAATTTTTAAAACTAAGGAACAGCTTTAACTTATTATAAAACAAGTGCCAGTTCTCCTTCCATTAATGAGTCTGTTTAACAGTTTCAGAGTGTGCCACTAGATGACACTAAAGTGTATACACTGAGCTGATGAATGTTAGACTCCACTGGTCCACAGCAGAGGTCCAGAGGCTGTTATTATGGAAACACGGAGGACGTTTATAGACTGGTCTGTGGTGCAGctcctgtgttttcccctttCTGACAGACTACAACTTATGTAACTACATGCATGACGTCAAATGTCTGATTTTGGAGGATGAATGGACCCTCCTGACACTCAAACTAATATTAAGATATGAATACAAGAAGTTATAAAAGCAAATAAGTTTGATTTTAATATATTCAACATTTAAAGAATATGAATTACAATCAAGGTGGTTTATGTTTATGTAACTCTCATCATTTTGATTGTCCTGGCCAGGTGTTAACACCCTAACACATAATAgaagtggttaaaaaaaaagacatacataataatttagaaaaaaaataaaacattatgaTTATAATTCCATTCATTTCAGAATACATGCATGTGTTAATGAGAAAATAAATCCTCATCAGAAGCGAAGTTGTATTGTAGTGTTTTATTCTAAGGATAACGGACCGCTGTAACGGCTCCACTTCCTCTGTCTGAGCGGCTGTTCTCTGCAAAGATCGTCTATTGAAACGATGAATCAGCAggaaacaaaaaaggaaaatctgCCGTACTGACACTGCTGCTTCACCTTCCACGTAACAGAACTGCGATAAATGTTGTAGCTTATATTATCTAAATAGGCTCATTAAGATACCCTACTTTAAAAAAACTAGTAATAGTGTAGCCTACTTTAACATGAACATAGgctacataacataacataaacactacatttgtctgacagttACTTCTCAGATTACAGTTTTCTATCCCCTTCATGTCCACTGAAAAAACATGTATACGCCTCTCTCTTATACGTGGTTCGCACAGGACAATACACAAATATAGTTTAaattcaggacttttactgtagcCTACTTGCAACAGAATATGTTTACACTGTGGTAGGCTATTACTACTAGCCTActtaaagtaaaatatcttccatacacacatactgcaaAACAGAAACCAATATACATAAAGCCTATTTGCACCGACAGACGACAGTAAAAGTGTAGTTATCCCTCTTCTTTCTGACTAATATGGGACTCAGAAACGTGCTCAGAGTGAGCCCTCTTCTCATTTCCTCCCCTCTGTGTTTCCCATATGTCAGAGTCTTTGTGCTTTTCAAGACAGCGAGGcgacagaaggaaaaaaaacagctggatCCAAGGATCAGTCCTGCTAGCGGCTCGGCTAGCTGTATCACCCCCTTCAAGCTAGCGCTTTCTCCTCGGCTGCCTGACTTCCATAAGGTACCGTATCATAAAACTGTCCCTCATTTGGGAGAACACAGTTCTTTATCAATGGCGGGCTCGTTTTTACCTGCGCTGTCTGTTCTGACCTATTTTTCCAAGTGCCTGCCCGGCTAGGCAGTTAGCTTCCACATTAGCTTCTCTGGATGCTGATTAGCCAGCTAGCTTAAGCTAATTAGCCTCCTGCTGCTTCATGAGCAGGTATCAAAGGATTAAATGAGCTGTTAAGGCTAAAGAGAGGACAGACCACCTAAACTCACTACACTTTCATTCTTTTCTTTTgcaaaacacgttttatttgcTTTATTAGCCACTTTAAGTCTATCTGATGCTCATTCTTATCTATAACTATTAGATCATCTTTTTAATTACTAAAGCAATAATCACACAgatgttattttatttaacaaaatgtaatgCTCCCCACACCCTggtcataaaaacataaattacaAATTGTTTGTACAAAGCTTTTGTTAATACAAACACAGAGCTAGGTGATCTAGTAGGAATCAATATCATCATTTCAATACAAACATTGTTTTCTGACATTGATTTATATTATGATATGGCAAATATAGTGCTACCCATTGGTGGtgtgtaactaagtacatcaACTAAAGTACTGTACTATATAACAAAGTCGATGTACTTTActcaagtcttttcttttcatgttacTTTCTACTTCAACTCCTCTAAATTTATCTGACAGGTTTATTTACTTTTACAGATGAAGAttgttttgcacacaaaacatataAAGAGTTTATAGAATATGATGTTTTGTTGTAAACTGTTTATACGAGTACAGCTGAAAAGATTAGTTCATTTATCAATTAGACAGTTGACAGTAAATGAATtggaaactattttgataatcatttAAATCAAAGTCACGGGGCCGTTGTTTTTCTGCATGGAGTTCTTTTActtataatactaataatactaaAGCTAATACTTTAgctaaagtaacattttcaatgcaggacttgtacttgtaccattgtaacagagtatttgagAAATGtggtaatagtacttttacttgtgtaGCTAAAGGATCAGATACTTTCTCCTCCATATACCTGATCAAATATAAAGTAATCAAATTGAATGTCAAATGCAGTGAATTGTGTCCCGCTTTGAAACTACAAAGGTGCAACAACCAAAACCTTCAACAGCTCGCTGTGTTagtttttaaacacattttgctTTGAAATATTAATTTTGACGacacaatttaataaaatgataaaagcaCTATGATCATATCCAGAGGAAATTGTTTGGTTGAGGTGGATTCTTACACAAAAACTTCTGTAATGTTTGTAAGAAGTGTAATTTTTATGAAGTTGAGGTCTTTGTCTGACGTGAACTCTGCAGGAAAGCGTTGTATTACAAAACCGCTTACAggcaataaattattatttagaaTTATCCCCCAGCCCTTTAAAACTTGGTGTAAAGTTATTACAAATAACATGATCTGAATGTCTCATAAGGTCTTTTTATGTTGGcacaaaacaaatgttacaTCTTGAGTTTACTATCAGTCCTTAATGGCAGTTTTACTAGAAAATGTGGATTCAAATAGTGACAACTGACAgtgtaaaggccctgacacaccaacccgataatgggccgtcggacagtctggcgaggtcggtgactcgagtctgttcggtgtgttctgtgccgtcgtccgtcggaggagccgtcgaccttcattttggccgatttgacatgtataatcggaaggcgggcagtcggactcaatgaccaacctgattggtggagtgctaacctggaaatgaTGAGCGGGATGAAAGTGACAATGCCTCTCAAACTCTGATGAAAAtcatttaaactgacctttgtcgatctgaaatgaagacagattcagcaactgcatggcctatttctcacttaaaatgttttcagaaacacgtttcggtgaactattttagtacaatatgagatcgccTTAATAAGCGAGTGAACCCTCAGCACTGTGAAAGCAACTCTAATGCGATTTAAACTGGCCACCGTCCAGTCTGCAGGTCTTAATGCCTGTAATCAGGGCTCCATGTCATCTGAATTAGAGAGACAGTGACGATGGATGTTTAAGACTTAGAGAAAGTTCTATTCAGAGaggtttttctttgtttatttagACTCTTTTTGCACTGCATGAGTTAAGTGGTTATTTTCTGTAACTGTGCTCATACTGTCTAAAAACATTTGCTGTATTGGTACCTGCCTTGTTACCGATTACACTGTTTCTTCAGTCTGAAGCACAATTTACTTTAATACAGTCCGAGAAAACATCATATTTATAAAAGCAGATAACTCATTTGTAAGGCACCACAATCATATTGTTAGTGTCTTTTCTGATAACATTCTGGTTGGCTTTATGTTTGTCTTCTTGGTTTAAGTCCAGCTCATTTagacttttgttttaaaattgttGCATGTCAAGTACTATATTGACTAAGATATGTTAATTAAAAAGAACTTAAAGCACTTTAAGTAATGTTGGTAATCAGGACGTGATGAGGGAACTGGTAGAGGGACTTCTGTGTAATCAGGTGTTATTGGTCCAGGTTTTTAGATATCTTCTCTTCGGTGCAATGGAGGTGAATGGAACGTGTTTGTTGCTCACAGCTTTGAAAAACTACAAACAGTTCAACAGCAGAAACCATATAACGTTTCCCTGTTACTCTTTATAACCCACAGTCTTCACTGTAAAAtgattttcattgaaaaaatcCTTCCTACTTAAGAAATGGTCCTGATGGGAACGGTTGACAGAGAGGCTTATTCATTTTTCTGAGtgtcatgttttattgttgtaaaGCAAATTCTTTTCACCTCCACTGACATTAGGGGGAGACACAAATCTCAGAGATAGATATCGTAAAACCTGGACAGATAAAACCAAAAGTACTCAATGGAGAGACACCACGAGAGGCaagtgaagaaatgtgttgtAGTTTGGATGAAGTGTCCCTTTTTAAAGGAAAGTACATTTGGGAATACAGGTGTGTCTTTAGAATTTACCCTGAATCAGATAAGAAGATCAATATCAGTTTTATTTCTGTGCGTCTAGGACTTGTATGATTACATGTTTTATCCTGTTTGCCAACAAGCTAGTCATCAGTCCATCCAGACAGTGGAGTCAGGACAGATCTCAGACCTGGCAACGTCCCTATAGAGCTGCTGCATACTGTCACGGCATCCAGAGTAGGGTTGgatatcgtttgggtttttgcCGATAGCGTTgttgcctgaaccgatactttaaaaaaaaaaaaaaaaaaaactctagctaacggtaggctaatgttagctgccaagtgtaacgtgAGTGTTAACTAGcttgacatgcagcgatgtttctgtctctaacgtccgtttctgAGCGCCAGAGaacagcgcaggcatttaagcggcaccgaaatgaggcccCGAAATCCGTGTTGCTGTTCGgttccggtagataccggtcatTTTGGCACCTGTGCCATATTAGACcagggtttcggtacccaaccctaatccaGTTGGGTTTGGTTGTTGATCAAGAAAGTAGCTCCAACGTTAAGTGCTGCAATAATTCCTTTTCACAGTTCTACTTGTAGAAGAGACGAGATGTTTCAGACCAGGAGTTGTTGGAAGCTAGATTCACTCAGCTCTCAGTTTCATCTGACCTTTGCGAGAAATGTAAAGAAACTCAATCTCATTTTACTTTGTAGAAAGAGTAACCAAATCCCTTTCAGACTCCTCCTGAAAACTCCCATCCCTGTTTCTTGACTTGGCTCCAAAACAACGTTTCATCTCTCCGACTGTTTTCGTGTCTCGCTGCCTGGAAGGATTCAGACTCGTCAGCTGTTCACATAAACACAGGAAAGCTGACaacctcttcttttttttaatacattcttATTTTTGATGTCTGCTTTCAGACCTACACTGTTGTTATCAAGGATGTTCGGCTCGACTGTTTCTCAAAGCTGCAATCAGAGGTCTTATTCTGACCAGTTTAGTTCTGCGGTCGCTCCCACACAGTCTGAAAACAACTCCACTCTTACATGAAAGCTCCACAGTTCGCTGCTTTCTGAACATCCTGTGACTGTGAATGGACATTTGCTTATTTCAGAACATAAAGAAGGCTCTTTAGAGTGTATTTAATGTACGGGGAGTGgtgaaaataacagaaacaccgTACAACACAGTCTGAAAAATGGCTGAGTTAATGCAGAATTGCAGAAGTATAGCTGCtattttgtcattgattactGTAGGGATAGATTTCAGGTCATTTCCATAGAACAGGTCCATAGTAACTAAAAGCACCCTGAACACATCTGGATCTTATTGTAGGTACACCACCTAATGACGTGAGAGGCCTGACTGGACTGTTAGTCAGCAGGGGCTGCACTTAAAGCCAGTTCTTGTAATCCTCTCAAAGCTGTCATCGATTAATCCGTGGattatgttttcagaaaatagtgaaaactAGGACTACGGCCTCGCGGTTGTATGCTTCCGCCAACCAGTCACATCCAAGTTACATCCATGGAAAGACATACAGTCTTTCCAGAGCATGAATGTCTAATAAGACCTGGATACAGCATTCGAGGCGGAGCCCCATTCATTCTTATGAGAGTTGCTAAGTGGCGCATGAAGCCGACATGGAGCCAAAAATGAGCCAGGTGATCAGCACTGCTTCCGCATTATTCGGCCCATAGAGCAGAGGCACTAGAGACCTTGGCCGGCCAATTCCGGTTTAGCGCTCCGCTAGTATATCGACGGCatttcatttacgggatagttCCGGTGCCACAGGAGGTTCTGCCAGATGTTCTTaatttttggccggatgtctcTCACCTGTAAATTAGACATTCTAAACTCTTGTCGATTCGGGACACATCCTCCGAACTAGAACCGACAATCAATTCATA
Coding sequences within:
- the LOC116054172 gene encoding trichohyalin-like isoform X2, with protein sequence MLHEKDRLSQCGAFTVLVFHTIVFLTLIHLCRGQSEVIAPSQPIVAFVGEDIILPCHLEPAMNAFDITTEWARPDLDPRFVLVWRDGVELESKKHSSYRGRTSLFTEELKHGNVSLKLSKVKISDEGTYRCFIPVLARASTVQLVVGAVSPPVIQSSKNLSAVVLQCESEGWYPEPEVLWLDGEGNLLSAGPTETLRGPDGLYTVSSRVAVEKRHNNNFTCRVQQQNINQTRETHVHVPDEFFMVPSTPTTPSTPSSPSTADSPGVITGSVIGCALLLLIAAVVFVVWKWRQKKFKNKRRSLEDGAEHTEEEKKVTSKRDNTGFQVLMEPEGESAPLMAGREEENNVMRVEDKDASQSEHKDETQQNQLETKPDMDRAEGERDVTSIKNENVPLIPTEVEKHQKQDMTGKEVKHEWDEGEGEQTMKPVEEDSGRSLVLVAEGPKEQLQNVHADQEEEKEETRQEPMTDVRKKEPNIKKKREKKENGKKLQENQREGRQQEVERQKQIQPEEQKRKEREKDKMEPQTEKDNQHVLQDRKQDTSKAGHEDKKGKDQEENQSYIMTATQRKAENQTEKINESLEKTEEEKMEKERKLQSEEQDDLKRDKEKIETKTQKRDVNQQVLDTSKQEAEHKDKKGQEGEQSNITTMTERKTESQNVQISEKAEQREIKRDQSENKLTSVSREVMGKPDLKTHQETAGRQNQELQEENQLQTEKQQQETKEQPEESSKVVKVEWKERGKEGLESDEGADIDETQKTSKEIRREEQAEQHLDVKEGIPEKIEVFMSSHLLAERGGECQGVQQQELIENNRRPQIKARRRGKQHKREEEPNVAQQQTVCRKRSQEEDSKQTQERSRKLKKLKKLNGDEIKSEDKANMKQDIIDEEMDDVSYQQDRAFMCQEDQQEEDMEL
- the LOC116054172 gene encoding trichohyalin-like isoform X3, whose product is MLHEKDRLSQCGAFTVLVFHTIVFLTLIHLCRGQSEVIAPSQPIVAFVGEDIILPCHLEPAMNAFDITTEWARPDLDPRFVLVWRDGVELESKKHSSYRGRTSLFTEELKHGNVSLKLSKVKISDEGTYRCFIPVLARASTVQLVVGAVSPPVIQSSKNLSAVVLQCESEGWYPEPEVLWLDGEGNLLSAGPTETLRGPDGLYTVSSRVAVEKRHNNNFTCRVQQQNINQTRETHVHVPDEFFMVPSTPTTPSTPSSPSTADSPGVITGSVIGCALLLLIAAVVFVVWKWRQKKFKNKRRSLEDGAEHTEEEKKVTSKRDNTGFQVLMEPEGESAPLMAGREEENNVMRVEDKDASQSEHKDETQQNQLETKPDMDRAEGERDVTSIKNENVPLIPTEVEKHQKQDMTGKEVKHEWDEGEGEQTMKPVEEDSGRSLVLVAEGPKEQLQNVHADQEEEKEETRQEPMTDVRKKEPNIKKKREKKDKMEPQTEKDNQHVLQDRKQDTSKAGHEDKKGKDQEENQSYIMTATQRKAENQTEKINESLEKTEEEKMEKERKLQSEEQDDLKRDKEKIETKTQKRDVNQQVLDTSKQEAEHKDKKGQEGEQSNITTMTERKTESQNVQISEKAEQREIKRDQSENKLTSVSREVMGKPDLKTHQETAGRQNQELQEENQLQTEKQQLRNKEETSERNKEENKEQPEESSKVVKVECKERGKGGLESDKAADIHKSQKKSKEVRQEGQLQAEQHLDVKEGIPEKIEVFMSSHLLAERGGECQGVQQQELIENNRRPQIKARRRGKQHKREEEPNVAQQQTVCRKRSQEEDSKQTQERSRKLKKLKKLNGDEIKSEDKANMKQDIIDEEMDDVSYQQDRAFMCQEDQQEEDMEL
- the LOC116054172 gene encoding trichohyalin-like isoform X4 translates to MLHEKDRLSQCGAFTVLVFHTIVFLTLIHLCRGQSEVIAPSQPIVAFVGEDIILPCHLEPAMNAFDITTEWARPDLDPRFVLVWRDGVELESKKHSSYRGRTSLFTEELKHGNVSLKLSKVKISDEGTYRCFIPVLARASTVQLVVDEFFMVPSTPTTPSTPSSPSTADSPGVITGSVIGCALLLLIAAVVFVVWKWRQKKFKNKRRSLEDGAEHTEEEKKVTSKRDNTGFQVLMEPEGESAPLMAGREEENNVMRVEDKDASQSEHKDETQQNQLETKPDMDRAEGERDVTSIKNENVPLIPTEVEKHQKQDMTGKEVKHEWDEGEGEQTMKPVEEDSGRSLVLVAEGPKEQLQNVHADQEEEKEETRQEPMTDVRKKEPNIKKKREKKENGKKLQENQREGRQQEVERQKQIQPEEQKRKEREKDKMEPQTEKDNQHVLQDRKQDTSKAGHEDKKGKDQEENQSYIMTATQRKAENQTEKINESLEKTEEEKMEKERKLQSEEQDDLKRDKEKIETKTQKRDVNQQVLDTSKQEAEHKDKKGQEGEQSNITTMTERKTESQNVQISEKAEQREIKRDQSENKLTSVSREVMGKPDLKTHQETAGRQNQELQEENQLQTEKQQLRNKEETSERNKEENKEQPEESSKVVKVECKERGKGGLESDKAADIHKSQKKSKEVRQEGQLQAEQHLDVKEGIPEKIEVFMSSHLLAERGGECQGVQQQELIENNRRPQIKARRRGKQHKREEEPNVAQQQTVCRKRSQEEDSKQTQERSRKLKKLKKLNGDEIKSEDKANMKQDIIDEEMDDVSYQQDRAFMCQEDQQEEDMEL
- the LOC116054172 gene encoding trichohyalin-like isoform X1; its protein translation is MLHEKDRLSQCGAFTVLVFHTIVFLTLIHLCRGQSEVIAPSQPIVAFVGEDIILPCHLEPAMNAFDITTEWARPDLDPRFVLVWRDGVELESKKHSSYRGRTSLFTEELKHGNVSLKLSKVKISDEGTYRCFIPVLARASTVQLVVGAVSPPVIQSSKNLSAVVLQCESEGWYPEPEVLWLDGEGNLLSAGPTETLRGPDGLYTVSSRVAVEKRHNNNFTCRVQQQNINQTRETHVHVPDEFFMVPSTPTTPSTPSSPSTADSPGVITGSVIGCALLLLIAAVVFVVWKWRQKKFKNKRRSLEDGAEHTEEEKKVTSKRDNTGFQVLMEPEGESAPLMAGREEENNVMRVEDKDASQSEHKDETQQNQLETKPDMDRAEGERDVTSIKNENVPLIPTEVEKHQKQDMTGKEVKHEWDEGEGEQTMKPVEEDSGRSLVLVAEGPKEQLQNVHADQEEEKEETRQEPMTDVRKKEPNIKKKREKKENGKKLQENQREGRQQEVERQKQIQPEEQKRKEREKDKMEPQTEKDNQHVLQDRKQDTSKAGHEDKKGKDQEENQSYIMTATQRKAENQTEKINESLEKTEEEKMEKERKLQSEEQDDLKRDKEKIETKTQKRDVNQQVLDTSKQEAEHKDKKGQEGEQSNITTMTERKTESQNVQISEKAEQREIKRDQSENKLTSVSREVMGKPDLKTHQETAGRQNQELQEENQLQTEKQQLRNKEETSERNKEENKEQPEESSKVVKVECKERGKGGLESDKAADIHKSQKKSKEVRQEGQLQAEQHLDVKEGIPEKIEVFMSSHLLAERGGECQGVQQQELIENNRRPQIKARRRGKQHKREEEPNVAQQQTVCRKRSQEEDSKQTQERSRKLKKLKKLNGDEIKSEDKANMKQDIIDEEMDDVSYQQDRAFMCQEDQQEEDMEL